A window of the Gemmatimonadota bacterium genome harbors these coding sequences:
- a CDS encoding RNA polymerase sigma factor: MQPEVERELVHRCRAGDTRFYEPLVRAYEPQGLRLALGMMGNADDARDALQEAFVKTYQSLDRFDSGRAFGPWFFQILRNQCRDMLRSRRARFRMEVVEDGLLEFRPDTGPGSAARHQARSDARRVLWTALEQLPEDQREVLVLKELQGLRYQEIASVLEVPEGTVASRLFHARKALKETLDEMGVRYP; this comes from the coding sequence TTGCAGCCAGAAGTAGAACGCGAGTTGGTGCACAGATGCCGGGCGGGAGACACCCGATTCTACGAACCCCTGGTCCGGGCCTATGAACCTCAGGGACTCCGGCTCGCCCTCGGGATGATGGGAAACGCGGACGATGCGCGCGACGCACTCCAGGAAGCCTTCGTGAAAACGTATCAATCCCTCGACCGCTTCGATTCGGGGCGGGCATTCGGCCCCTGGTTTTTCCAGATTCTCCGGAACCAGTGCCGCGACATGCTCCGGAGCCGGCGCGCCCGGTTCCGGATGGAGGTCGTGGAGGACGGGCTTCTCGAGTTTCGGCCGGATACGGGGCCCGGAAGCGCCGCTCGGCACCAGGCGCGCTCCGATGCGCGGCGCGTCCTCTGGACGGCGCTCGAACAGCTTCCGGAGGATCAGCGGGAAGTCCTCGTATTGAAGGAGCTCCAGGGACTCCGCTATCAGGAGATCGCGTCGGTCCTCGAGGTCCCCGAAGGCACGGTGGCGAGCCGGCTCTTTCACGCGCGCAAAGCGCTGAAGGAAACCTTAGACGAGATGGGGGTGAGGTACCCGTGA
- the sufC gene encoding Fe-S cluster assembly ATPase SufC, with protein sequence MTDPSTLTIRDLRAKVADEDFEILHGVDLELGEGEIHAIMGPNGSGKSTLAKVLAGHPGYEVTGGEVRFRGEDLLELEPDARSRKGIFLAFQYPVEIPGVSIANFLRTALQAHLAEGEEVDLFEFQDELLARMELLEMPPSFAERAVNDGFSGGEKKRNEILQMAMLRPVLALMDETDSGLDIDALQIVAKGVRKLHEESPEMTVLIITHYQRLLDYIRPDHVHVMVGGRIVRSGGPELAEELEAKGYEEFRAPATA encoded by the coding sequence ATGACCGACCCCTCCACTCTCACGATCCGCGACCTCCGCGCCAAAGTCGCCGACGAGGACTTCGAGATCCTTCACGGTGTGGACCTCGAGCTCGGAGAGGGCGAGATCCACGCGATCATGGGCCCGAACGGCTCGGGGAAAAGCACGCTCGCGAAGGTCCTTGCAGGCCATCCCGGGTATGAGGTCACGGGCGGCGAGGTCCGCTTCCGGGGCGAGGACCTTCTCGAGCTCGAGCCGGATGCGCGCTCCCGCAAAGGGATCTTCCTCGCCTTTCAGTATCCGGTCGAGATCCCCGGGGTTTCGATCGCGAACTTTCTCAGGACCGCGCTTCAGGCGCATCTGGCGGAAGGGGAAGAGGTGGACCTCTTCGAGTTCCAGGACGAGCTCCTGGCTCGGATGGAGCTTCTCGAGATGCCCCCCTCCTTCGCGGAGCGGGCGGTCAACGACGGCTTCTCCGGAGGAGAAAAAAAGAGGAACGAGATCCTTCAGATGGCGATGCTTCGCCCCGTTCTCGCCCTCATGGACGAGACCGACTCGGGACTCGATATCGACGCCTTGCAGATCGTCGCGAAGGGGGTGCGGAAGCTGCACGAGGAGAGTCCGGAGATGACGGTTCTGATCATCACGCACTACCAGAGGCTCCTCGATTACATCCGGCCGGACCATGTGCACGTGATGGTCGGGGGCCGGATCGTGCGCTCGGGCGGGCCGGAGCTGGCCGAGGAACTGGAAGCGAAGGGGTACGAGGAGTTCCGGGCGCCCGCGACGGCCTGA
- a CDS encoding patatin-like phospholipase family protein — protein sequence MGFWRFGRGNRETGLEIGGVHLGERPWLVLGGGGLKGLAHLGVWRALQERGFVPEGILGTSIGALVGANIAAGRPLKEMEVEARSLERGDIARLQRRALWLNGIRASSLYHGEPLRDYLAKVLPRGGWKSLVTRFQTNAVELGTGRMEWFGIGARTDVSLLDAVYASTALPVFYPPVRLVGGVYLDGGVADALPITRAAELGATGIVAVDVGAGERVDSEKVVGGGMIAVHERVFSLMAGRRRREGVAGWEGPPLLYIRPKLDGYGGFDFERVGEFLELGRVAGLEAVGEAGRESPAGAS from the coding sequence TTGGGATTCTGGCGATTTGGACGGGGGAACCGGGAAACGGGGCTCGAGATCGGGGGGGTGCACCTCGGCGAAAGGCCCTGGCTGGTGTTGGGAGGCGGGGGGCTCAAGGGGCTCGCACACCTGGGCGTCTGGCGCGCTCTCCAGGAGCGCGGCTTCGTTCCCGAAGGAATTCTCGGCACGAGCATTGGCGCGCTCGTGGGGGCGAATATTGCCGCCGGGAGGCCCCTCAAAGAGATGGAGGTCGAAGCCCGGTCGCTCGAGCGTGGGGACATTGCGCGCCTCCAACGGCGCGCGCTCTGGCTGAACGGGATCCGCGCATCGTCCCTCTACCACGGTGAACCACTGCGCGACTACCTGGCGAAGGTCCTCCCGCGGGGGGGGTGGAAGTCGCTTGTCACGCGATTTCAGACGAACGCCGTCGAGCTCGGCACCGGCCGGATGGAGTGGTTCGGGATCGGCGCCCGAACCGACGTCTCCCTCCTCGACGCCGTCTATGCCTCGACGGCGCTTCCCGTCTTTTACCCTCCCGTTCGCCTGGTGGGCGGGGTGTATCTGGACGGCGGCGTGGCGGATGCGCTCCCCATCACGCGGGCGGCGGAGCTCGGCGCCACGGGGATCGTGGCCGTGGATGTCGGCGCGGGTGAGCGGGTGGACTCCGAGAAGGTCGTCGGCGGAGGGATGATCGCCGTACACGAGCGCGTCTTTTCGCTGATGGCGGGCCGGCGGCGGCGCGAGGGTGTCGCGGGCTGGGAAGGGCCTCCCCTCCTCTACATCCGCCCGAAGCTGGACGGGTACGGGGGCTTCGATTTCGAGCGGGTGGGCGAATTCCTCGAGCTGGGGCGGGTGGCCGGGCTCGAGGCGGTCGGAGAGGCCGGACGGGAGTCCCCGGCCGGGGCGAGCTGA
- a CDS encoding zf-HC2 domain-containing protein translates to MTHEPIGTGAVPENGTTDTDVPHETLMRYLDGELPPEERKNVDAALAASTELRRELALYHTLHEDLSGISFDRRELRDSIWSRVNRRLARPIGWILLGAGALAWAVHVVYVYFTSTVSSLEKVATSAVVIGVLTLLATVIHDRYREYLTDPYRHVER, encoded by the coding sequence GTGACTCATGAACCGATCGGCACCGGAGCGGTGCCGGAAAACGGAACGACGGACACGGATGTCCCGCACGAAACGCTCATGCGTTACCTCGACGGGGAGCTCCCTCCGGAAGAGCGGAAAAACGTGGACGCGGCGCTCGCCGCTTCGACGGAGCTCCGGCGGGAGCTCGCCCTCTACCACACTCTCCACGAAGACCTTTCGGGAATCTCATTCGACCGGAGGGAGCTCCGCGATTCGATCTGGTCGCGGGTCAACCGCCGGCTCGCGCGGCCGATTGGGTGGATCCTGCTCGGGGCGGGCGCTCTCGCATGGGCCGTTCACGTCGTTTACGTCTATTTTACCTCCACCGTTTCCTCCCTGGAGAAAGTCGCTACGAGCGCCGTGGTCATTGGCGTCCTCACCCTTCTCGCGACCGTGATCCACGATCGTTACCGCGAGTACCTGACGGATCCCTACCGGCACGTGGAGCGCTGA
- the dacB gene encoding D-alanyl-D-alanine carboxypeptidase/D-alanyl-D-alanine-endopeptidase — protein MSNSRTARLRLRIRDLIPGAALLALAGCGAAGSGSGLAPEPAGPPSLAERVDALLAEPPFNGMHWGILVGDAASGATLYARNPGVHFIPASNMKLPATAAALGLLGPDYRWDTAFYATDATEEGVLGGDLVLVGSGDPTLGAPFYDPPEAALTALVDSLRAAGVLRIEGGLVLDASAWDSATAPGTWMLEDVAGMAGATGGVFAVRQGALEIWIRGASIVGEPATLSWQPWGGRAFVEGRIETTPPGTFPSVDRAFLPESRRWVVTGSVPTGDSLRVLVPQRDPVRLAWDALQRALEEGGVEVGGESRIVWEAGALLEAGCRSATIPSCPAARRVAGIRSPPLREVARLILSESHNWSAEQLLRTLGAEHGGEGSWRAGLEAAVAYLEEEVGVSPLDLDVRDGSGLTANGLLTPRAVVRILDFAREQSWGAQFRASLAQPDVEDSTLESRLPGMEGRVFAKTGTIRHVNSLSGYVVTAGGRELVFSILTNGSNLPSSEVRGRIDRLVREIAEP, from the coding sequence GTGTCGAATTCCCGAACCGCCCGACTTCGCTTGCGGATCCGGGACCTCATCCCGGGCGCGGCGCTTCTGGCTCTCGCGGGGTGCGGTGCCGCGGGGAGCGGCTCCGGCCTCGCCCCGGAACCGGCCGGACCTCCCTCCCTCGCCGAGCGGGTGGACGCTCTGCTGGCCGAACCTCCTTTCAACGGGATGCATTGGGGAATCCTCGTCGGGGATGCGGCCTCCGGCGCGACGCTCTACGCCAGGAATCCGGGAGTGCACTTCATTCCCGCTTCGAACATGAAGCTTCCGGCGACGGCCGCCGCGCTCGGGCTCCTCGGGCCGGACTACCGTTGGGACACGGCCTTCTACGCCACCGATGCCACCGAGGAGGGGGTGCTCGGGGGCGATCTCGTCCTCGTCGGGTCGGGCGATCCGACTCTTGGTGCGCCCTTTTACGACCCTCCGGAAGCAGCGCTCACCGCCCTCGTGGATTCCCTCCGCGCCGCCGGGGTCCTCCGGATCGAGGGAGGGCTCGTGCTCGACGCCTCGGCCTGGGACTCCGCCACCGCACCCGGCACCTGGATGCTCGAGGATGTCGCCGGGATGGCCGGCGCGACGGGCGGGGTCTTCGCGGTGCGGCAAGGGGCCCTCGAGATCTGGATTCGCGGGGCCTCCATCGTCGGAGAACCCGCGACCCTCTCGTGGCAGCCGTGGGGAGGCCGGGCTTTCGTCGAGGGTCGGATCGAGACGACGCCGCCGGGAACCTTTCCCTCCGTGGACAGAGCGTTCCTTCCGGAGTCCCGGCGGTGGGTCGTGACGGGGTCCGTTCCCACCGGCGACTCGCTCCGCGTGTTGGTGCCCCAGAGGGACCCGGTGCGCCTCGCCTGGGACGCGCTCCAGCGCGCCCTGGAAGAGGGGGGTGTGGAGGTCGGAGGGGAGTCGCGGATCGTTTGGGAGGCGGGCGCCCTCCTGGAGGCCGGGTGCCGGTCGGCGACGATTCCGTCCTGTCCAGCGGCGCGCCGGGTCGCGGGAATCCGGTCTCCCCCTCTGCGCGAGGTGGCGAGGCTCATCCTTTCCGAGAGCCACAACTGGTCGGCCGAACAGCTTCTCCGCACGCTCGGCGCGGAGCACGGGGGTGAGGGGAGCTGGCGGGCCGGGCTCGAGGCGGCGGTCGCCTACCTGGAAGAGGAGGTCGGGGTCTCGCCGCTCGACCTCGACGTGCGGGACGGATCCGGGCTCACGGCGAACGGCCTCCTCACCCCCCGCGCGGTCGTTCGAATCCTCGACTTCGCTCGGGAGCAAAGTTGGGGGGCCCAATTCCGCGCCTCGCTGGCTCAGCCGGACGTCGAGGACTCCACGCTGGAGTCGCGCCTTCCGGGGATGGAGGGAAGGGTCTTCGCGAAGACGGGGACCATCCGCCATGTGAATTCCCTCTCCGGATACGTCGTAACGGCGGGGGGGCGTGAGCTGGTCTTCAGCATCCTCACGAACGGCTCGAATCTTCCGTCCAGCGAGGTCAGGGGCCGGATCGACCGCCTTGTGCGGGAGATCGCGGAGCCCTGA
- a CDS encoding YbjQ family protein, with amino-acid sequence MILTTTSEIPGLKVVRTYGMVRGSTIRARHLGKDILAVLRNLVGGEIHEYTSMLAEAREQAVDRMIEDAKMLGANAVICVRFQTSQVVSGAAELLCYGTAVTLEPHED; translated from the coding sequence ATGATCCTGACGACGACGAGCGAGATCCCCGGCCTCAAGGTCGTGCGCACCTATGGAATGGTGCGAGGAAGCACGATCCGCGCCCGGCACCTGGGGAAGGACATCCTCGCGGTCCTCCGAAACCTCGTGGGGGGCGAGATCCACGAGTACACGAGCATGCTTGCCGAAGCCCGCGAGCAGGCCGTCGACCGGATGATCGAAGACGCCAAGATGCTCGGCGCCAATGCGGTGATCTGCGTCCGCTTCCAGACTTCGCAGGTCGTCTCCGGGGCCGCCGAGCTCCTCTGCTATGGGACCGCCGTGACGTTGGAGCCCCACGAGGACTAG